The Desulfuromonas thiophila genome contains a region encoding:
- the yidC gene encoding membrane protein insertase YidC: MENKNTIIAITLMVLVWFTFSFLFPGKDSVDTADLQDMASNITSAEDENRDNLIQPEKDFISITNEQAAGSEIIFNSANYDIVFSENEASIEKICFPKYLESANNSENVCIINSLGGGQYFQDNFSNYLNGGEYHLYSKNDTNVVFRKDVKGVEIYKNFSFEKDSYIIKLSTEVKNCTISSLQDSYSIKFYNNINNNKSKNRFDFEGSITLHNDELVKEDKDDLINSHTSYSEKTLWSGFTLKYFMSLFINASNNAQVVVSCNDKYFLHQINYPEFSVLPGETFTFTTLLYSGPKETNQLSKFDYNLSKAVDFGFFSFLAKPLHFFLNYFYNIVGNYGVSIILLTVIIKLIFWPLTQKSYVSMKAMQKLQPEMKKIREKYRTDREGLNRATMQLYQENRVNPLGGCLPMLVQIPVFFALYKVLLDTIELRHAPFMLWITDLSVKDPYFVTPVLMGVTMFIQQKLTPSTMDPIQAKMMLAMPVVFTFLFLNFPAGLVLYWLVNNLLTILQQYLIYRRAD, translated from the coding sequence ATGGAAAATAAAAATACTATAATTGCAATAACTTTAATGGTTCTTGTTTGGTTTACTTTTTCCTTTTTGTTTCCTGGTAAGGATTCAGTCGATACTGCTGACCTTCAGGATATGGCAAGTAATATAACTTCTGCTGAAGATGAAAATAGGGATAATTTGATTCAGCCAGAAAAAGATTTTATTTCCATAACAAATGAACAAGCTGCAGGTAGTGAAATAATTTTTAATTCCGCTAATTATGATATTGTTTTTTCTGAAAATGAAGCATCGATAGAGAAAATTTGTTTTCCTAAATACCTAGAAAGCGCCAATAACTCGGAAAATGTATGTATAATTAATAGCCTTGGGGGTGGGCAGTACTTTCAAGATAATTTTTCCAACTATTTAAATGGTGGTGAATATCATCTTTATTCTAAAAATGATACAAATGTCGTTTTTCGAAAAGATGTAAAGGGTGTCGAGATATATAAAAATTTTTCTTTCGAAAAAGATTCATATATTATCAAGCTTTCCACCGAAGTAAAAAATTGTACAATCTCTTCTTTGCAAGACAGTTATTCCATAAAATTTTATAACAATATCAACAATAATAAATCTAAAAATCGATTTGATTTTGAGGGTTCTATTACTCTCCATAATGATGAGCTTGTTAAGGAAGACAAAGATGATCTAATTAATAGCCACACTAGTTATAGCGAAAAAACTCTTTGGTCTGGATTCACTCTTAAGTATTTTATGTCATTGTTTATAAATGCATCCAATAATGCACAAGTAGTTGTTAGTTGCAATGATAAATATTTTTTACATCAAATCAATTATCCTGAGTTTTCAGTTTTACCTGGAGAGACATTCACTTTTACCACGTTGCTTTACTCTGGACCAAAGGAAACTAATCAGCTTTCAAAATTTGACTATAATTTATCAAAGGCTGTCGATTTTGGTTTTTTTTCATTCCTCGCCAAACCTCTTCATTTTTTTCTAAATTATTTTTATAATATTGTAGGAAATTATGGAGTATCGATTATTCTTCTTACTGTAATCATAAAACTTATTTTCTGGCCTCTCACTCAGAAAAGTTATGTTTCAATGAAGGCTATGCAAAAGCTTCAGCCTGAAATGAAAAAAATTCGTGAAAAATATCGCACTGATCGTGAGGGACTTAATCGCGCTACAATGCAATTGTATCAGGAAAACCGGGTTAACCCTTTAGGTGGTTGTTTGCCAATGTTGGTTCAAATCCCTGTTTTTTTCGCTCTATATAAAGTTCTTCTTGATACAATTGAGTTGCGTCATGCTCCATTTATGCTGTGGATTACAGATCTTTCTGTTAAGGATCCTTATTTTGTTACGCCGGTCCTTATGGGTGTCACTATGTTTATACAGCAAAAGCTGACACCCTCTACAATGGATCCGATTCAGGCGAAGATGATGCTTGCCATGCCTGTCGTCTTTACTTTTCTTTTTCTTAATTTTCCTGCAGGACTTGTTCTTTACTGGTTAGTAAATAATCTTTTAACAATCTTGCAGCAATATCTCATATATAGGCGTGCTGATTAA